The following DNA comes from Buttiauxella agrestis.
AAAGGAAAAGCAAGAATGCCTGAGTTGTCTGTGATTATACAGTGGATGGATCAATATCCTAAGATCGGTTGGCTGTTGCTGCTTGTTTATATTGTACTTGGTGTGGTTCGTCACCGAGTTATTAATGCTGAATCCGGCAGCGTCTTTCGTGGACTACTGAATTTCAGGAAACGCCGGCTAGAGCAAATGCTTACGCAGCCCTATCTGAATGAAAAGGATGTCAGGCTGGCAAAACTTGAGCTTCGCCAACGCAGCCTTTATAGGCTTACAGGCGTGTATAACTATCGTCTGCAGGATTTGAGCGTAATAATGTGCGACCGCTATGGGCTGAGGGCTGGTTATCTCAAGCCGTGGCGTAACTGGCTCAAAGAACAGGATGGACAGATAATTTTCAACAGGAAATGGCATTGTTTTCGCTGGCGTCTTTTTCTGGCGGGGCAGATTGCAAATGCAGCCCTACTGGCAGCATTTATTGTGTTTATAGTTTCTCATGCTTCAGCCGAAATGATCGCACCACTTATGATGCTTTTCATGCTTGTATGGTGGTTTCCGTGGCTAATGGTGACATCAGTACCCACGCCTGCGTGGACTCGCGAAATGGATGCATATCTGGAAAAATTTAATGGTGAACAGACCAGGGTATAAGAGTATCTATTATTGATATGCATTTATGTTTAATTGCCAGGGTATAAAGGCCACATATGAGCGATTTTGGGAGCATATACCCTGGATAACTTAAAAGTTAATTCTCAGGGTAATAACATGTGTTTTTGTTAGATTTTTTCAGTTAACTTATGCAACCTGGCTAAATATGATTATTAATATGAAATTCTTTTCTTACAGATGCTAATGCTTTAGACACAGCCTGACGTGTCATAGAGAAGTGATAATTTCCCGTTAAAATCTGTGCAACCTCAGATTGATTAAACCCCTGATTTATTAATATAAGTATTCTTTTCTTAGTGTCAGAAAATTTAGAATCAGCCATGCGTTGTGCAATATTTCTCAGTTCACCTATATCTGCTGGCGTCAAAGTTTGAGCCAGAATCCAATGAAAAAAATAGGCGTCAATTAATCTATCCCCTGAGTTTGCATTGGCTTTATTTGGTTTAGCGCATTGCCGTCTCAATCTTATTAGTTCTTTATTAAACTGTTCGGAAGAACGCTTTCCTTGTCTGTACTTGGGATTCCATTGGCCATCGGTCAGTTTGGGCTTATGGTTCGAGCAATATCGATGGCTAAGGACCAATTTTTCATGATCGGAATACTCTATATCGTTAGCAGCATATTCTGATATTTCACTAATAAATTGAGAGTATTCAGTCTGGTTACCGCAAAACTCGCAAAAACCGAGTTTACGCTGTGAATTTATAGTTACCCCTTTTGCAGGTGAGGATTTCTTCGGCCGCTTGGATGCACACTCACTAACTAACTCAATAAGGGATTCAATCGTAGCAATAAGGCATTTATCAAGAGAAGTTTGACGATCTAACGTCAGGATAAAATTACGCAAAAGAAGTTTTTGTGCCTGCGCTACGACATTAAAACCCACTTTTTTGATTAGTTCACTAAATCCTATATCTGCGCCAGAAATGTAGTCCTTATGACTTAGTGGCAGGGAATTTATATAAGCCGCTACTGCAGGGTAAATCACTTCCTGTACCAGACGCAGTATTGGATACCTCCGTGAAGCTATGGAATACGGAGAGCCACGTTCTATAAATATTTTGATTGCTGTTGTGATTGTAGGGTCACAGCCTTCCCAGATAGTAATTTTCATGTCAACCATTTTAGCCAATGAATAGGTTTTAGCAAGTGGTAATGCTTGGCATTGTATAGGCCTGATTGGAAACTGGAGGAAGGCAAATGCAAACAAAGGCAAATAGCACGCTTATTAATAGAAAAACACTTCTGAAAATGATCCCATTGTCAGCCCGGACTATTTATAACCTTGAGCAACGAGGCGAATTTCCTCGCCGTATAGCGCTAACCAGCCGAAATGTTGCATGGCAACTATCTGAAGTTGAACAGTGGATTGCGGATCGTAAATCAGCAATGTTTAAAGCGGCTAGACCCGGTATTGTTTTAGGTAGGTAACGGTAATGTCATTGAACATAATGGAAGCGTTTGAAGCTAAGCCACAACCAATTGATTACGTTTTGCCAAATCTTGCTGCTGGTACTGTCGGAGCGATTGTCTCTCCGGGAGGTGTTGGAAAGTCAATGCTGGCATTACAACTTGCCGTGCAGATTACTTGTAGCGTAGACCTTTTAAACTTTGGTGAATATCCAGCCGGGTTAGTGGCCTATCTGCCAGTGGAGGACTCGGCGACTATCATTCACCATCGTTTATATGCTTTGGGAAAATATCTAACAGCACGTCAGCAGCAGATTGTAGCTGATAAGTTACTAGTTGAACCTTTGGTAGGAAAGTGTCCAAATATTTTAACAGCAAGTTGGAGCAACTTGATTAATGAGATTTCAAAAGGCAGAAGGTTAATAATTTTGGATACTCTTCGCCGTTTCCACCAGGAAGATGAGAATAATAGCGGAGCAATGTCCAAAGTCATTGGAAAGCTAGAAGGTATTGCTGCTGATACTGGTTGTTCGATTATATTTCTACACCATTCAAACAAAGGCGCTGCCACGATGGGAGTTGGTGATATTCAACAGGCAAGCAGGGGTAGTAGTGTCCTGGTTGATAATATACGGTGGCAATCTTATCTAGCTGGCATGACGGCCTCGGAAGCGAAGACCTACGGTATTGCTGATGGCATTCGAGGTCAATTTGTTAGATTTGGAATTAATAAAGCAAATTATGGTGAACGTGCCCCAGATCGTTGGTTACAGAGACATGAGGGGGGAGTATTAAGAATAACGGCGCTCAGCTCGAAGAATAATAAAAAACTTACTAAAGAAAGAACATCGGCCTGGAGTGGTGCTGACAATGACAACTGGTAATAAAGTGGCACCCACAAGTACAGCATGGCAAGCCCGAGTAATTCTGTACCAGCCAAGCCAGCGTCCTAAGGAGCTAAAGGGGCAATGGATGGAGACAAGTTTCGGACGTTGTCGTGTTACCGGACGGCTCGGACAGCGTCATGCCGATATCGTGGAGACAATACTATATGTTGCCGAGAGACGTCGTGAAATTTCTGATGGTGGAATCGAATTATTAGTAGATCCAGCGAAATTACGTCGAACGCTATCCGATGCACA
Coding sequences within:
- a CDS encoding LuxR family transcriptional regulator, which encodes MKITIWEGCDPTITTAIKIFIERGSPYSIASRRYPILRLVQEVIYPAVAAYINSLPLSHKDYISGADIGFSELIKKVGFNVVAQAQKLLLRNFILTLDRQTSLDKCLIATIESLIELVSECASKRPKKSSPAKGVTINSQRKLGFCEFCGNQTEYSQFISEISEYAANDIEYSDHEKLVLSHRYCSNHKPKLTDGQWNPKYRQGKRSSEQFNKELIRLRRQCAKPNKANANSGDRLIDAYFFHWILAQTLTPADIGELRNIAQRMADSKFSDTKKRILILINQGFNQSEVAQILTGNYHFSMTRQAVSKALASVRKEFHINNHI
- a CDS encoding helix-turn-helix transcriptional regulator, which encodes MQTKANSTLINRKTLLKMIPLSARTIYNLEQRGEFPRRIALTSRNVAWQLSEVEQWIADRKSAMFKAARPGIVLGR
- a CDS encoding helicase RepA family protein yields the protein MSLNIMEAFEAKPQPIDYVLPNLAAGTVGAIVSPGGVGKSMLALQLAVQITCSVDLLNFGEYPAGLVAYLPVEDSATIIHHRLYALGKYLTARQQQIVADKLLVEPLVGKCPNILTASWSNLINEISKGRRLIILDTLRRFHQEDENNSGAMSKVIGKLEGIAADTGCSIIFLHHSNKGAATMGVGDIQQASRGSSVLVDNIRWQSYLAGMTASEAKTYGIADGIRGQFVRFGINKANYGERAPDRWLQRHEGGVLRITALSSKNNKKLTKERTSAWSGADNDNW